The Vitis vinifera cultivar Pinot Noir 40024 chromosome 12, ASM3070453v1 genome has a segment encoding these proteins:
- the LOC100265963 gene encoding uncharacterized protein LOC100265963 isoform X3 codes for MKAISSPLSQWPSKIVARSKKSSQQPSPYKGSESTPPRITTNVKQNLQFLKLWKEFQKRKSSTPKPATSYRRKKVQKDDLPEDTELYHDPTVTLYYTNQGIDTAVPVLLVDGYNVCGYWMKLKKHFVNGRLDIARQKLIDELVTFSLLREVKVVVVFDAMMSGLPTHKENFAGIDVVYSGESCADAWIEKEVVALREDGCPKVWVVTSDNCQQQAAHGAVCIFLIGAFVWSCKALVSEIKASHKEVERMLQEQRSCRCSEGSEEEAIRK; via the exons ATGAAAGCTATTTCCTCACCACTCTCTCAGTGGCCTTCTAAGATTGTGGCCAGAAGCAAGAAGTCATCCCAACAACCTTCTCCTTACAAG GGCTCTGAGTCAACTCCTCCGAGAATAACGACAAATGTCAAGCAGAATTTGCAGTTTTTAAAGTTATGGAAG GAGTTCCAAAAGAGAAAGTCTAGCACACCTAAGCCCGCTACTAGTTACCGCAGAAAGAAAGTGCAGAAAGATGACCTTCCAGAAGACACAGAGCTCTATCATGATCCTACTGTGACCCTTTACTA TACAAATCAAGGTATAGACACTGCAGTACCCGTTTTGCTTGTTGACGGGTATAATGTATGTGGCTATTGGATGAAGCTGAAGAAACATTTTGTGAATGGAAGACTCGATATTGCTCGCCAAAAGCTTATTGATGAACTGGTAACCTTCAGTCTGCTAAGAG AGGTGAAAGTGGTTGTTGTATTTGATGCCATGATGTCTGGACTCCCTACGCACAAGGAAAATTTTGCTGG GATTGATGTAGTATACTCAGGTGAATCATGTGCTGATGCATGGATTGAAAAGGAG GTTGTAGCTTTGAGGGAGGATGGATGCCCAAAAGTTTGGGTTGTGACATCTGATAATTGTCAGCAACAAGCAGCACATGGAGCAGTATGCATTTTCCTCATA GGAGCCTTTGTTTGGAGTTGCAAGGCATTGGTTTCTGAG ATCAAAGCTTCACACAAGGAAGTTGAAAGGATGCTTCAAGAACAAAG AAGTTGTAGATGCTCTGAAGGATCTGAGGAAGAAGCTATCAGAAAATGA
- the LOC100265963 gene encoding uncharacterized protein LOC100265963 isoform X1 has translation MKAISSPLSQWPSKIVARSKKSSQQPSPYKGSESTPPRITTNVKQNLQFLKLWKEFQKRKSSTPKPATSYRRKKVQKDDLPEDTELYHDPTVTLYYTNQGIDTAVPVLLVDGYNVCGYWMKLKKHFVNGRLDIARQKLIDELVTFSLLREVKVVVVFDAMMSGLPTHKENFAGIDVVYSGESCADAWIEKEVVALREDGCPKVWVVTSDNCQQQAAHGAVCIFLIGAFVWSCKALVSEIKASHKEVERMLQEQRSTSMQGKLLKHNLDAEVVDALKDLRKKLSENELT, from the exons ATGAAAGCTATTTCCTCACCACTCTCTCAGTGGCCTTCTAAGATTGTGGCCAGAAGCAAGAAGTCATCCCAACAACCTTCTCCTTACAAG GGCTCTGAGTCAACTCCTCCGAGAATAACGACAAATGTCAAGCAGAATTTGCAGTTTTTAAAGTTATGGAAG GAGTTCCAAAAGAGAAAGTCTAGCACACCTAAGCCCGCTACTAGTTACCGCAGAAAGAAAGTGCAGAAAGATGACCTTCCAGAAGACACAGAGCTCTATCATGATCCTACTGTGACCCTTTACTA TACAAATCAAGGTATAGACACTGCAGTACCCGTTTTGCTTGTTGACGGGTATAATGTATGTGGCTATTGGATGAAGCTGAAGAAACATTTTGTGAATGGAAGACTCGATATTGCTCGCCAAAAGCTTATTGATGAACTGGTAACCTTCAGTCTGCTAAGAG AGGTGAAAGTGGTTGTTGTATTTGATGCCATGATGTCTGGACTCCCTACGCACAAGGAAAATTTTGCTGG GATTGATGTAGTATACTCAGGTGAATCATGTGCTGATGCATGGATTGAAAAGGAG GTTGTAGCTTTGAGGGAGGATGGATGCCCAAAAGTTTGGGTTGTGACATCTGATAATTGTCAGCAACAAGCAGCACATGGAGCAGTATGCATTTTCCTCATA GGAGCCTTTGTTTGGAGTTGCAAGGCATTGGTTTCTGAG ATCAAAGCTTCACACAAGGAAGTTGAAAGGATGCTTCAAGAACAAAG ATCTACTTCAATGCAAGGTAAATTACTAAAGCACAATCTTGATGCGGAAGTTGTAGATGCTCTGAAGGATCTGAGGAAGAAGCTATCAGAAAATGAGTTGACATAG
- the LOC100265963 gene encoding uncharacterized protein LOC100265963 isoform X2, with protein sequence MKAISSPLSQWPSKIVARSKKSSQQPSPYKGSESTPPRITTNVKQNLQFLKLWKEFQKRKSSTPKPATSYRRKKVQKDDLPEDTELYHDPTVTLYYTNQGIDTAVPVLLVDGYNVCGYWMKLKKHFVNGRLDIARQKLIDELVTFSLLREVKVVVVFDAMMSGLPTHKENFAGIDVVYSGESCADAWIEKEVVALREDGCPKVWVVTSDNCQQQAAHGAGAFVWSCKALVSEIKASHKEVERMLQEQRSTSMQGKLLKHNLDAEVVDALKDLRKKLSENELT encoded by the exons ATGAAAGCTATTTCCTCACCACTCTCTCAGTGGCCTTCTAAGATTGTGGCCAGAAGCAAGAAGTCATCCCAACAACCTTCTCCTTACAAG GGCTCTGAGTCAACTCCTCCGAGAATAACGACAAATGTCAAGCAGAATTTGCAGTTTTTAAAGTTATGGAAG GAGTTCCAAAAGAGAAAGTCTAGCACACCTAAGCCCGCTACTAGTTACCGCAGAAAGAAAGTGCAGAAAGATGACCTTCCAGAAGACACAGAGCTCTATCATGATCCTACTGTGACCCTTTACTA TACAAATCAAGGTATAGACACTGCAGTACCCGTTTTGCTTGTTGACGGGTATAATGTATGTGGCTATTGGATGAAGCTGAAGAAACATTTTGTGAATGGAAGACTCGATATTGCTCGCCAAAAGCTTATTGATGAACTGGTAACCTTCAGTCTGCTAAGAG AGGTGAAAGTGGTTGTTGTATTTGATGCCATGATGTCTGGACTCCCTACGCACAAGGAAAATTTTGCTGG GATTGATGTAGTATACTCAGGTGAATCATGTGCTGATGCATGGATTGAAAAGGAG GTTGTAGCTTTGAGGGAGGATGGATGCCCAAAAGTTTGGGTTGTGACATCTGATAATTGTCAGCAACAAGCAGCACATGGAGCA GGAGCCTTTGTTTGGAGTTGCAAGGCATTGGTTTCTGAG ATCAAAGCTTCACACAAGGAAGTTGAAAGGATGCTTCAAGAACAAAG ATCTACTTCAATGCAAGGTAAATTACTAAAGCACAATCTTGATGCGGAAGTTGTAGATGCTCTGAAGGATCTGAGGAAGAAGCTATCAGAAAATGAGTTGACATAG
- the LOC100265963 gene encoding uncharacterized protein LOC100265963 isoform X4 gives MKAISSPLSQWPSKIVARSKKSSQQPSPYKEFQKRKSSTPKPATSYRRKKVQKDDLPEDTELYHDPTVTLYYTNQGIDTAVPVLLVDGYNVCGYWMKLKKHFVNGRLDIARQKLIDELVTFSLLREVKVVVVFDAMMSGLPTHKENFAGIDVVYSGESCADAWIEKEVVALREDGCPKVWVVTSDNCQQQAAHGAVCIFLIGAFVWSCKALVSEIKASHKEVERMLQEQRSTSMQGKLLKHNLDAEVVDALKDLRKKLSENELT, from the exons ATGAAAGCTATTTCCTCACCACTCTCTCAGTGGCCTTCTAAGATTGTGGCCAGAAGCAAGAAGTCATCCCAACAACCTTCTCCTTACAAG GAGTTCCAAAAGAGAAAGTCTAGCACACCTAAGCCCGCTACTAGTTACCGCAGAAAGAAAGTGCAGAAAGATGACCTTCCAGAAGACACAGAGCTCTATCATGATCCTACTGTGACCCTTTACTA TACAAATCAAGGTATAGACACTGCAGTACCCGTTTTGCTTGTTGACGGGTATAATGTATGTGGCTATTGGATGAAGCTGAAGAAACATTTTGTGAATGGAAGACTCGATATTGCTCGCCAAAAGCTTATTGATGAACTGGTAACCTTCAGTCTGCTAAGAG AGGTGAAAGTGGTTGTTGTATTTGATGCCATGATGTCTGGACTCCCTACGCACAAGGAAAATTTTGCTGG GATTGATGTAGTATACTCAGGTGAATCATGTGCTGATGCATGGATTGAAAAGGAG GTTGTAGCTTTGAGGGAGGATGGATGCCCAAAAGTTTGGGTTGTGACATCTGATAATTGTCAGCAACAAGCAGCACATGGAGCAGTATGCATTTTCCTCATA GGAGCCTTTGTTTGGAGTTGCAAGGCATTGGTTTCTGAG ATCAAAGCTTCACACAAGGAAGTTGAAAGGATGCTTCAAGAACAAAG ATCTACTTCAATGCAAGGTAAATTACTAAAGCACAATCTTGATGCGGAAGTTGTAGATGCTCTGAAGGATCTGAGGAAGAAGCTATCAGAAAATGAGTTGACATAG
- the LOC100265963 gene encoding uncharacterized protein LOC100265963 isoform X5, which translates to MKAISSPLSQWPSKIVARSKKSSQQPSPYKEFQKRKSSTPKPATSYRRKKVQKDDLPEDTELYHDPTVTLYYTNQGIDTAVPVLLVDGYNVCGYWMKLKKHFVNGRLDIARQKLIDELVTFSLLREVKVVVVFDAMMSGLPTHKENFAGIDVVYSGESCADAWIEKEVVALREDGCPKVWVVTSDNCQQQAAHGAGAFVWSCKALVSEIKASHKEVERMLQEQRSTSMQGKLLKHNLDAEVVDALKDLRKKLSENELT; encoded by the exons ATGAAAGCTATTTCCTCACCACTCTCTCAGTGGCCTTCTAAGATTGTGGCCAGAAGCAAGAAGTCATCCCAACAACCTTCTCCTTACAAG GAGTTCCAAAAGAGAAAGTCTAGCACACCTAAGCCCGCTACTAGTTACCGCAGAAAGAAAGTGCAGAAAGATGACCTTCCAGAAGACACAGAGCTCTATCATGATCCTACTGTGACCCTTTACTA TACAAATCAAGGTATAGACACTGCAGTACCCGTTTTGCTTGTTGACGGGTATAATGTATGTGGCTATTGGATGAAGCTGAAGAAACATTTTGTGAATGGAAGACTCGATATTGCTCGCCAAAAGCTTATTGATGAACTGGTAACCTTCAGTCTGCTAAGAG AGGTGAAAGTGGTTGTTGTATTTGATGCCATGATGTCTGGACTCCCTACGCACAAGGAAAATTTTGCTGG GATTGATGTAGTATACTCAGGTGAATCATGTGCTGATGCATGGATTGAAAAGGAG GTTGTAGCTTTGAGGGAGGATGGATGCCCAAAAGTTTGGGTTGTGACATCTGATAATTGTCAGCAACAAGCAGCACATGGAGCA GGAGCCTTTGTTTGGAGTTGCAAGGCATTGGTTTCTGAG ATCAAAGCTTCACACAAGGAAGTTGAAAGGATGCTTCAAGAACAAAG ATCTACTTCAATGCAAGGTAAATTACTAAAGCACAATCTTGATGCGGAAGTTGTAGATGCTCTGAAGGATCTGAGGAAGAAGCTATCAGAAAATGAGTTGACATAG
- the LOC100248807 gene encoding NAC domain-containing protein 35, which produces MAIAANMSQEDNKDEHEHDMVMPGFRFHPTEEELVEFYLRRKVEGKRFNVELITSLDLYRYDPWELPALAAIGEKEWFFYVPRDRKYRNGDRPNRVTTSGYWKATGADRMIRTENFRPIGLKKTLVFYSGKAPKGIRTSWIMNEYRLPQQETERSQKAEISLCRVYKRAGVEDHPSLPRSLPSRPSSSRGLQADKRQQDAAQHAIERFQAFGGQSQQVEMEKMIGESEGSSSTDVTTALGLSQQNAYGAIPALSATLAPPAPEEEDRLLLHHSKQACSLVPPACTTLFTGSSSLPPHAVDDLHRLVNYQQASINQQQQYHNNPNQPSHQFSTLPVPQSSQSLALNTLPGSLQAAFSDRLWEWNPIPEASRDYNSPFK; this is translated from the exons ATGGCAATTGCAGCCAACATGAGCCAAGAAGACAACAAGGATGAGCATGAACATGACATGGTGATGCCCGGCTTTCGCTTCCACCCTACCGAGGAAGAACTTGTCGAATTCTATCTTCGCCGTAAGGTTGAGGGCAAGCGCTTCAACGTTGAACTCATTACCTCTCTAGATCTCTATCGCTATGACCCCTGGGAGCTGCCTG CCCTGGCTGCAATTGGAGAGAAGGAATGGTTCTTCTATGTGCCCAGAGACCGCAAGTATCGAAACGGGGATCGCCCCAACCGGGTCACCACTTCTGGCTATTGGAAGGCAACAGGAGCTGATCGGATGATCCGGACCGAGAACTTCCGCCCAATTGGCCTGAAGAAGACTCTTGTTTTCTACTCTGGGAAGGCTCCTAAAGGCATCCGAACAAGCTGGATCATGAACGAGTACCGCTTGCCCCAACAGGAAACCGAGCGCAGCCAAAAG GCTGAAATATCGCTTTGTCGCGTGTATAAGAGAGCTGGGGTTGAAGACCACCCTTCACTCCCTCGTTCTCTTCCGTCCAGGCCATCATCATCGAGAGGATTACAAGCTGATAAGAGGCAGCAAGATGCAGCTCAGCATGCCATTGAGAGGTTTCAGGCCTTTGGAGGACAATCTCAGCAAGTGGAAATGGAGAAAATGATCGGTGAAAGTGAGGGAAGCAGCAGTACTGATGTCACCACTGCTCTTGGGCTTTCCCAGCAGAATGCCTACGGTGCAATACCTGCACTTAGCGCCACCCTCGCGCCACCAGCTCCTGAGGAAGAGGATAGGCTTCTACTGCACCACTCAAAACAAGCTTGCTCTCTGGTACCGCCTGCCTGCACCACCCTCTTTACAGGCTCATCTTCCTTGCCGCCGCACGCAGTCGATGATCTCCATAGGCTAGTCAACTACCAACAAGCTTCAATCAATCAGCAGCAACAATATCATAACAATCCTAATCAACCCTCTCACCAGTTCTCAACTCTACCAGTACCGCAATCATCACAGTCGTTAGCCCTCAATACATTGCCAGGCTCACTTCAAGCTGCCTTCTCCGACAGACTGTGGGAGTGGAATCCAATCCCAGAGGCAAGCAGAGATTACAACAGCCCCTTCAAGTAA